A window from Streptomyces subrutilus encodes these proteins:
- a CDS encoding WD40/YVTN/BNR-like repeat-containing protein, with translation MRLLRTGVGVGVCTAALVLGVLAAPAQAGAPPAGGDAPALSGPHGAGWAVKDTATDSRFRGLAAVSRTTAWVAGSGGTVLRTVDGGRSWRNVSPPGAVAERLELRDIEAFDARRAVALAIGEGEASRVLRTEDGGATWAEAFRNPDPRAFYDCLTFFDARNGLAMSDPVDGKFRILSTGDGGRSWQVLPDAGMPAALPGEAGFAASGQCLAAAGPRDVWLATGGGASARVLHSADRGRTWRVAQSTLPAGDPARGVFALAFRDRTRGLAVGGDYRAGQPSPQAAAVTSDGGRTWRQAAATPPAYRSGAAWYPYGAATAFAVGPTGTDVTTDGGRSWRALDTGSYDTVDCAPDGGCWAAGEKGRVARLERR, from the coding sequence ATGAGACTTCTGCGAACGGGCGTGGGCGTGGGCGTGTGCACGGCGGCTCTGGTGCTCGGGGTCCTCGCGGCCCCGGCCCAGGCGGGCGCGCCGCCCGCCGGCGGGGACGCGCCCGCCCTGTCCGGTCCGCACGGTGCCGGCTGGGCGGTGAAGGACACCGCGACGGACTCCCGGTTCCGCGGGCTGGCGGCGGTGAGCCGGACCACCGCCTGGGTGGCGGGTTCCGGGGGGACCGTGCTGCGCACGGTCGACGGCGGCCGCAGCTGGCGGAACGTCTCGCCGCCCGGCGCGGTCGCGGAGCGGCTGGAGCTGCGCGACATCGAGGCCTTCGACGCGCGGCGGGCGGTGGCCCTGGCCATCGGGGAGGGCGAGGCCTCCCGGGTGCTGCGGACCGAAGACGGCGGAGCCACCTGGGCGGAGGCCTTCCGCAACCCGGACCCGCGCGCCTTCTACGACTGCCTGACCTTCTTCGACGCGCGCAACGGGCTGGCGATGAGCGACCCGGTGGACGGGAAGTTCCGCATCCTGTCCACCGGCGACGGCGGGCGCAGCTGGCAGGTGCTGCCGGACGCGGGCATGCCCGCCGCCCTGCCGGGCGAGGCCGGCTTCGCCGCGAGCGGCCAGTGCCTGGCCGCCGCCGGCCCGCGGGACGTGTGGCTGGCCACCGGCGGCGGGGCGAGCGCCCGCGTCCTGCACTCCGCCGACCGCGGCCGGACCTGGCGGGTCGCGCAGTCCACCCTCCCGGCCGGCGACCCGGCCCGCGGAGTCTTCGCCCTCGCCTTCCGGGACCGCACGAGGGGACTCGCGGTCGGCGGCGACTACCGCGCCGGGCAGCCCTCGCCGCAGGCCGCGGCGGTCACCTCGGACGGCGGGCGCACCTGGCGCCAGGCCGCGGCCACGCCCCCGGCGTACCGGTCGGGCGCGGCCTGGTACCCGTACGGCGCGGCCACGGCGTTCGCGGTGGGGCCCACCGGTACGGACGTGACCACGGACGGGGGCCGCAGCTGGCGGGCGCTGGACACCGGCTCGTACGACACGGTCGACTGCGCGCCGGACGGCGGCTGCTGGGCGGCGGGGGAGAAGGGCCGGGTCGCC
- a CDS encoding SsgA family sporulation/cell division regulator: MITVIEQAVQARLVATAPKVETVPVTLCYDRSDPFAVRMAFPAPATLEGVEVSWTFARELLESGLDRPSGRGDVRVRPYDADRTTVEFHAPEGVAIVLMATAELHRFLERVSAVVPPGLEHLYLDMDHSLAELMRGGR; encoded by the coding sequence GTGATCACTGTCATCGAGCAGGCCGTGCAGGCCCGTCTGGTCGCCACCGCGCCGAAGGTCGAGACCGTTCCCGTCACCCTCTGCTACGACCGGTCCGATCCGTTCGCCGTCCGGATGGCCTTCCCCGCGCCGGCCACGCTGGAGGGCGTCGAGGTGTCGTGGACCTTCGCGCGCGAACTGCTGGAGTCCGGGCTGGACCGCCCGTCGGGCCGCGGCGACGTGCGCGTGCGCCCGTACGACGCCGACCGGACGACCGTGGAGTTCCACGCGCCCGAGGGCGTGGCGATCGTCCTGATGGCCACCGCGGAACTGCACCGCTTCCTGGAGCGGGTCTCGGCCGTGGTGCCGCCCGGCCTGGAGCACCTCTACCTCGACATGGACCACAGCCTGGCCGAGCTGATGCGGGGCGGCCGCTGA